One genomic segment of Gemmatimonadota bacterium includes these proteins:
- a CDS encoding methionine gamma-lyase (catalyzes the formation of methanethiol and 2-ocobutanoate from L-methionine) produces the protein MPNDHELRFAADDYKSAENRDFTTDAIHGGYHGTSSAVPIYQGNTNYREGYEGTNSYGRGLDKAGGPTSGALEEQVRILEGAEWAQATSCGMSAVSQTLFGLLRSGDRVVCHETVYAGTHMLFQDVLPVKWGVDVEMVNLCDLDALKIALEKSVRMVYFEPYAHSMEFIDLARATDMAHEAGALVVVDNTFLSPYLLRPLHYGADVVLHAMTKYMAGHGDALSGIVVGRDEEIRKQIHYMRILMGGVLAPMNAFLVHRGLKTLAFRMERHCASGQKVAEYLDRHEKIARVDYLGLQTHPQHEVATGYLRGYGGMMRFFSGSGVSLDTFIGRLKMCKPWYSLGDVETLILPSGEGADGGFEARVSVGLEDPDDIIADLDQALDAA, from the coding sequence ATGCCCAACGACCACGAACTGCGGTTTGCCGCCGACGACTACAAGTCGGCCGAAAACCGGGATTTCACCACGGACGCCATACACGGGGGTTACCACGGCACGTCGTCCGCGGTGCCGATCTACCAGGGGAACACCAATTACCGCGAGGGTTACGAAGGGACGAACTCCTACGGCCGCGGGCTGGACAAGGCCGGAGGTCCCACCAGCGGTGCGCTTGAAGAACAGGTGAGGATCCTCGAAGGCGCGGAGTGGGCGCAGGCGACCTCGTGCGGCATGTCGGCGGTCAGCCAGACGTTGTTCGGCCTGTTGCGGAGCGGCGACCGGGTGGTCTGCCACGAGACTGTATACGCCGGTACCCACATGTTGTTCCAGGACGTGCTGCCGGTGAAATGGGGCGTGGACGTCGAGATGGTCAACCTGTGCGACCTCGACGCCTTGAAAATTGCGCTGGAGAAGTCCGTCCGGATGGTCTATTTCGAACCGTACGCCCACTCCATGGAGTTTATCGACCTGGCCCGCGCCACGGACATGGCCCACGAAGCCGGCGCGCTGGTCGTGGTGGACAACACCTTCCTCTCCCCCTACCTGCTACGTCCCCTGCACTACGGCGCCGACGTGGTCCTCCACGCCATGACCAAATACATGGCCGGTCACGGAGACGCACTGTCCGGTATCGTTGTGGGCCGTGACGAAGAGATACGGAAGCAGATCCACTATATGCGCATCCTGATGGGCGGCGTGCTGGCGCCTATGAACGCCTTCCTCGTGCACCGGGGACTCAAGACCCTGGCCTTCAGGATGGAACGGCACTGCGCCAGCGGTCAGAAGGTGGCCGAATACCTCGACCGGCACGAAAAGATCGCCCGGGTCGACTACCTTGGACTGCAAACCCATCCCCAACACGAAGTCGCGACCGGGTATCTTCGAGGCTATGGAGGAATGATGCGGTTCTTCTCTGGGTCCGGCGTCTCACTCGACACTTTCATCGGTCGGCTAAAGATGTGCAAGCCGTGGTACAGTCTGGGCGATGTGGAGACGCTGATCCTGCCCTCGGGCGAAGGCGCGGACGGTGGTTTCGAAGCGCGCGTTTCGGTGGGCCTGGAAGATCCGGATGACATCATCGCTGACCTGGACCAGGCGTTGGATGCGGCGTAG
- the nhaA gene encoding Na+/H+ antiporter NhaA codes for MSNQKLPFIDAFLRLESASGILLMLATALALIFANSFLEPLYHFLLNIPIQIHIAALDIHKPLLLWINDGLMAIFFFLVGLELKREFLEGELSDRRNIILPGVGAIGGMIIPALIYLLFNSGDPDALRGWAVPVATDIAFALGVLALLGSRVPISIKVFFTSLAILDDIGAIAIIAVFYTAEISVTALLVAAGCVLVLVFLNNRNWVSHSSYMMVGVILWIALVKSGVHATLAGVILAIFIPMRSRTDPDVSPLKILEHDLHTVVAFVILPVFAFVNAGINFEGMTLEQVLHGVPIGVALGLFLGKQIGIFGLCWLFIKLKWASLPSGMSWSGLYGASALCGIGFTMSLFIGSLAFTDIDTYGVFDERLGIMAGSLLSGVLGYIVLRNSLPPAEKKVEPVEEEVERVV; via the coding sequence ATGTCGAATCAGAAACTACCGTTCATCGACGCCTTTTTACGCCTGGAATCCGCCAGCGGCATCCTACTGATGCTCGCGACCGCGCTGGCCCTGATTTTTGCGAACTCGTTCCTTGAACCGCTCTACCACTTCCTGCTGAATATACCGATTCAGATCCACATCGCCGCGCTGGATATCCACAAGCCGCTGCTGCTCTGGATCAACGACGGGCTGATGGCCATTTTCTTCTTCCTCGTCGGCCTGGAACTGAAGCGCGAATTCCTCGAGGGCGAGCTGTCGGACCGGCGAAACATCATCCTGCCCGGCGTGGGCGCCATCGGCGGTATGATCATCCCCGCGTTGATCTATTTGCTCTTCAACAGCGGCGATCCTGACGCCTTGCGAGGTTGGGCCGTTCCGGTGGCCACGGATATCGCCTTCGCCCTCGGCGTGCTGGCCCTCCTGGGCTCCCGCGTGCCCATTTCGATCAAGGTTTTTTTCACCTCCCTGGCCATACTGGACGACATCGGGGCCATTGCGATCATCGCGGTATTCTACACGGCGGAAATATCGGTGACCGCCCTGCTGGTGGCCGCGGGCTGCGTACTGGTGCTGGTCTTCCTGAACAACAGGAACTGGGTCTCCCACAGTTCCTACATGATGGTCGGCGTCATCCTGTGGATCGCCCTGGTGAAGTCCGGAGTGCACGCGACGCTGGCGGGCGTGATCCTGGCCATATTCATTCCGATGCGCTCCAGAACCGACCCCGACGTCTCGCCGCTCAAGATCCTGGAGCACGATCTGCATACGGTCGTCGCCTTCGTCATCCTTCCCGTGTTCGCTTTCGTCAACGCCGGGATCAATTTCGAGGGCATGACGCTCGAACAGGTCCTTCACGGCGTTCCCATCGGTGTGGCGCTGGGCCTGTTCCTGGGAAAACAGATCGGTATCTTCGGCCTCTGTTGGTTATTCATCAAACTCAAATGGGCCAGCCTGCCCTCCGGCATGTCCTGGTCGGGCCTCTATGGCGCCAGCGCCCTATGTGGTATCGGGTTTACCATGAGCCTCTTCATCGGGTCGCTGGCCTTCACAGACATCGACACTTACGGGGTATTCGACGAAAGACTGGGCATCATGGCCGGTTCGCTGCTGTCCGGAGTGTTGGGTTACATCGTCCTCCGTAACAGCCTGCCACCCGCGGAGAAGAAGGTCGAGCCGGTCGAGGAAGAGGTAGAGAGGGTGGTGTGA
- a CDS encoding Gfo/Idh/MocA family oxidoreductase, which produces MSNNKKCLMIGGGGMAGAWIRRFYPRFEDRHEIVALVDINADILHDAGKFLGLPRSRRYTDMATAFGEVDADYCTIVIPPAVHRDAVMLAVEHKLDILSEKPIADTWPACVDIYRAVTEAGLKMHVIQNYRYSSRMLTMRQVLRDGELGRINHIQGRFAADYRKHGAWGAFRYEIPHTLLVEGAVHHFDMMRNLSGGDCKTIAGWEWNRPWSTFQGDCCAMYVMDMTNGVKAAYEGSCLGASEQNSWHQEYYRAECEEGAVAIGSDGVTRMYRHTPGKGMRVEDVSPVVPEYDGHQWQINEFLDWIDGGPPPDTRLEHNIRSVAMVFAAIEASRSSRSVDVEEMVGQVAGSA; this is translated from the coding sequence GTGTCTAATAACAAGAAATGCCTGATGATCGGCGGCGGCGGCATGGCCGGCGCATGGATACGCCGATTCTATCCCCGGTTCGAAGACCGGCACGAAATCGTCGCCCTGGTGGATATCAACGCGGATATCCTCCACGATGCCGGGAAATTCCTGGGGCTTCCACGGAGCCGTCGATACACGGACATGGCCACCGCCTTCGGGGAGGTGGACGCGGACTACTGTACGATCGTGATCCCACCGGCCGTCCACCGGGACGCCGTAATGCTGGCGGTGGAACACAAGCTGGACATCCTGAGTGAAAAACCGATTGCCGACACGTGGCCCGCATGCGTAGATATATACAGGGCGGTCACGGAAGCCGGCCTGAAGATGCACGTGATTCAGAATTACCGCTATTCCAGCCGCATGCTGACCATGCGGCAGGTGCTGCGGGACGGAGAACTGGGACGAATCAACCACATCCAGGGCCGCTTCGCCGCGGACTACCGGAAGCACGGCGCCTGGGGCGCCTTCCGCTACGAAATACCGCACACCCTGCTCGTGGAAGGCGCCGTGCATCACTTTGACATGATGCGGAATCTCTCGGGGGGAGACTGCAAGACGATCGCCGGTTGGGAGTGGAACCGGCCGTGGAGCACCTTCCAGGGGGATTGCTGTGCCATGTACGTGATGGACATGACCAACGGGGTGAAGGCGGCTTACGAAGGTTCGTGCCTGGGTGCCTCCGAGCAGAACAGCTGGCACCAGGAGTACTACCGGGCCGAATGTGAAGAAGGCGCCGTCGCCATTGGTAGCGACGGGGTCACGCGCATGTACCGGCACACGCCGGGCAAGGGCATGCGCGTCGAGGACGTCAGTCCCGTCGTTCCGGAGTACGACGGGCACCAGTGGCAGATCAACGAGTTCCTGGACTGGATCGACGGCGGACCCCCGCCGGATACGCGCCTGGAACATAACATCCGAAGCGTGGCCATGGTCTTCGCCGCCATCGAGGCCTCGCGCAGCAGCAGGTCCGTCGACGTTGAGGAGATGGTCGGGCAGGTGGCGGGCTCAGCCTGA
- a CDS encoding MATE family efflux transporter, with protein sequence MSVSDTSKPSAQETVPAIHPSSGSVNQVWLLAYPIILANMSETLLGVVDTYMVGQLGVAEIGAVGLGSMLAWLFYLPFLGLAMGLNTFVAQSYGAGNRKDCGYMTWQGLYMAVASGVLILLVIPFVPLLFDLAGPSAEVRRLGITYLQWRLIDGPAFMVAMTAASFFRGIGDTKTPMKIGITINIINVILNYGLIYGHFGLPRLEVQGSAMGSALAGILGGGIYLVLYLSRRLRPYDNRNVPRPRWLDQVRLLKVGAPIGLQRFLDIGSFVIFAAIIGRLGNAQLAANQIAIQLMSISYMIGLGIGMAAATLVGQYIGAKRIALAERSAYSALKLAMGIMVFVGLAFLLFPEPLVSLFNDDPDVIRYGRQGLLYAALFQAFDALAVIFIGALRGAGDTRWSAVAAFIGAWVIFLPMTYLLAFTLELDFWGAWLSATIYICLLGIACVYRFRQGAWKRMVI encoded by the coding sequence ATGAGCGTTTCCGATACATCGAAACCTTCGGCCCAGGAAACGGTACCCGCCATCCATCCCTCTTCGGGAAGCGTGAACCAGGTATGGCTGCTGGCCTATCCAATCATCCTGGCCAACATGTCCGAAACGCTGCTGGGCGTGGTCGACACGTACATGGTCGGCCAGCTGGGCGTGGCCGAGATCGGCGCCGTGGGTCTCGGATCCATGCTCGCCTGGCTCTTCTACCTTCCGTTCCTGGGGCTGGCCATGGGGTTGAACACCTTCGTCGCCCAGAGCTACGGCGCGGGCAACCGGAAGGACTGCGGCTACATGACGTGGCAGGGGCTGTACATGGCCGTGGCCAGCGGCGTGCTGATCCTGCTCGTCATCCCCTTCGTGCCCCTGTTGTTCGACCTCGCGGGGCCCTCCGCCGAAGTGCGGCGCCTGGGGATCACCTACCTGCAATGGCGGCTGATCGACGGTCCGGCCTTCATGGTCGCCATGACCGCGGCCAGTTTCTTCCGTGGTATCGGCGATACGAAGACGCCGATGAAGATCGGCATCACCATCAACATCATCAACGTCATCCTGAACTACGGGCTGATCTACGGACACTTCGGCCTGCCCCGCCTCGAGGTACAGGGATCGGCCATGGGATCGGCGCTGGCCGGCATACTGGGCGGGGGAATTTACCTCGTCCTGTACCTGTCCCGGCGGCTTCGTCCCTACGACAACCGGAACGTGCCGCGGCCCCGGTGGCTGGACCAGGTCCGGCTCTTGAAAGTCGGCGCCCCGATTGGCCTGCAACGGTTTCTCGACATCGGCAGCTTCGTCATCTTCGCCGCCATCATCGGAAGGCTCGGGAACGCCCAGCTGGCCGCGAACCAGATCGCCATCCAGCTGATGTCCATCTCCTACATGATCGGCCTGGGCATCGGCATGGCCGCCGCCACCCTCGTGGGGCAGTACATCGGGGCCAAACGTATCGCGCTGGCCGAACGCAGTGCCTACAGCGCCCTGAAACTGGCGATGGGCATCATGGTCTTTGTCGGCCTGGCATTCCTGCTGTTTCCCGAACCGCTGGTCAGCTTGTTCAACGACGATCCCGACGTCATCCGCTACGGTAGGCAGGGACTGCTGTACGCGGCGCTGTTCCAGGCCTTCGACGCCCTCGCGGTCATATTCATCGGCGCCCTGCGCGGCGCCGGCGACACCCGGTGGTCTGCCGTGGCCGCTTTCATCGGCGCCTGGGTGATCTTCCTTCCGATGACCTACCTGCTCGCCTTCACCCTGGAACTGGACTTCTGGGGCGCCTGGCTGAGTGCGACGATCTACATCTGCCTGCTCGGAATCGCCTGCGTCTACCGGTTCCGGCAAGGTGCCTGGAAGAGGATGGTGATATAG
- a CDS encoding SDR family oxidoreductase: MRLADKTAIVTGAASGIGRGTAERMAREGARVVAVDINEVGLEQTVESIRRDGWTATACVADVARDEQVSHMVQCAVDTYGGLQILHNNAYWHAPGPVCDLAEADWDRTLDVCLKAIYLGCRHAIPVMRESGGGAVVNTASVHSLVGFRDYAAYDAAKGGVVGITRAVAVDYGPEIRSNAVLPGAILTNAWDGLDDSIRRPYIDRPPMKRLGLPEDIASAVVFLASDEASFITGASLVVDGGLTIVGDA; this comes from the coding sequence ATGAGACTGGCAGACAAGACGGCGATCGTAACCGGCGCGGCCTCGGGCATTGGACGGGGCACCGCGGAGAGGATGGCGCGGGAAGGCGCCCGGGTCGTGGCCGTGGACATCAACGAAGTGGGGTTGGAACAGACGGTCGAATCGATCCGCCGGGATGGCTGGACGGCCACGGCCTGCGTCGCCGACGTGGCCCGGGACGAACAGGTCAGCCACATGGTCCAGTGCGCGGTCGACACCTACGGCGGACTGCAGATATTGCACAACAACGCGTACTGGCACGCGCCCGGACCGGTGTGCGACCTGGCGGAAGCCGATTGGGACCGGACGCTCGACGTGTGCCTGAAAGCGATCTACCTGGGCTGCAGGCACGCCATCCCGGTCATGCGGGAATCCGGTGGAGGCGCAGTTGTCAACACGGCGTCGGTACACAGCCTGGTGGGATTCCGGGACTACGCCGCCTACGACGCCGCCAAGGGCGGGGTCGTCGGGATCACGCGGGCCGTTGCCGTGGACTACGGACCCGAAATCCGCAGTAACGCGGTGCTGCCCGGCGCCATATTGACGAATGCCTGGGACGGCCTCGACGACTCGATTCGCAGGCCCTACATCGACCGGCCGCCCATGAAGCGGCTGGGCCTTCCGGAAGACATCGCGTCCGCCGTGGTGTTTCTCGCGTCCGACGAGGCGTCCTTCATCACCGGGGCCAGCCTCGTGGTCGACGGCGGACTGACCATCGTCGGGGACGCGTAG
- a CDS encoding enolase yields MKVTNVERFTVTVPFTQGQRPMAERTVYNWSVFELCKVTTDAGLVGWGETIVHYIHSRVTDQSVQRVIGKSPADFMQDDTIGAGLQMALFDVVGKALEVPVHKLLGSKVRDWVPISWWSNEGPPDDWVRQVRDAVDNGYTTIKLKQRPWHDIHEQMTAIDANVPRHFRVDLDANGSMHNAAAAMPVMRGLERFDIVAMFETPIPQTDLLGNRQLRQVISRPIAMHFGSPPYTTAIREAVCDGFVVSGGATRVKYQGILSAEANMPFWLQMVGNGLTTTWAAHLGAVLTHATWPAITCINLYRHHLLKNPIEVVGGFHRVPDGPGLGVEVDEEAMHGFLVPDDVMRPFRDRDEPYDFPRPRFIRTAVFPDGHRVHFGNIRHGWELEAYTPGIRTEYWREDGTAEFDDLWRRTRESPVTER; encoded by the coding sequence CTGAAAGTCACCAACGTGGAACGCTTCACCGTCACCGTGCCGTTCACGCAGGGACAGCGGCCCATGGCGGAGCGAACGGTATACAACTGGTCCGTGTTCGAACTGTGCAAGGTCACCACCGACGCCGGCCTCGTGGGCTGGGGCGAGACCATCGTCCACTACATTCATTCGCGGGTGACCGACCAGAGCGTGCAGCGCGTCATCGGCAAGAGCCCGGCGGACTTCATGCAGGACGATACGATCGGCGCCGGGCTGCAGATGGCCCTGTTCGACGTGGTGGGCAAGGCGCTCGAGGTCCCGGTTCACAAGCTGCTGGGCAGCAAAGTGCGGGACTGGGTCCCCATATCCTGGTGGTCCAACGAGGGGCCGCCGGACGACTGGGTCCGCCAGGTCCGGGACGCCGTGGACAACGGGTACACGACCATCAAGCTCAAGCAACGGCCGTGGCACGACATCCACGAACAGATGACGGCGATCGACGCCAACGTGCCGCGCCACTTCCGGGTGGACCTCGACGCCAACGGCTCCATGCACAACGCCGCCGCGGCCATGCCCGTCATGCGCGGCCTGGAGCGGTTCGATATCGTGGCCATGTTCGAGACGCCCATCCCGCAGACCGACCTCCTGGGGAACCGCCAGTTGCGGCAGGTCATCAGCCGTCCCATCGCCATGCATTTCGGATCGCCGCCCTACACCACCGCGATCCGCGAGGCGGTCTGCGACGGTTTCGTCGTCAGCGGCGGCGCCACGCGGGTGAAGTACCAGGGCATCCTCAGCGCGGAGGCCAACATGCCCTTCTGGCTCCAGATGGTCGGCAACGGACTCACCACCACCTGGGCCGCCCATCTCGGCGCCGTGCTCACCCACGCCACCTGGCCCGCAATCACCTGCATCAACCTGTACCGCCACCACCTGCTGAAAAACCCCATCGAGGTGGTCGGCGGCTTCCACCGCGTCCCCGACGGGCCCGGGCTGGGCGTCGAAGTGGACGAAGAGGCCATGCACGGCTTCCTCGTCCCGGATGACGTGATGAGACCTTTTCGCGACCGGGACGAACCCTACGACTTTCCCAGGCCGCGCTTCATCCGCACGGCGGTGTTTCCCGACGGGCATCGCGTCCATTTTGGCAACATCCGCCATGGCTGGGAACTGGAGGCCTATACGCCCGGCATCCGGACCGAATACTGGCGGGAGGACGGGACCGCGGAGTTCGACGACCTGTGGCGCCGCACCCGGGAGTCGCCGGTTACCGAGCGCTAA
- a CDS encoding peptidase M42 produces the protein MSADDHLVSLLQELVHARGPSGQEDEVRTVCERELQSLCDETWIDAAGNVIGMLKGASPDAPVIRVMAHLDELALVVKRVNEDGTLRVNPLGGIYPANYGQGPVEILADDGIVPGVLSVGPQHTTADSARIWETKAKGGNVAMDWNHVYVFTRRTAEQLKEAGVHAGTRVVIAQSRRAFWEIEDCIGGYFMDNRAAIAIAIGAATSMRDQGVRPAGDAYLVMTTCEEIGGHGAAYAARTLPGEVSLAVDSGPACEEYGVALSDEPIVVYGDGRGLYDKAVADRLLACGRTLDMEPQCAYWQSYASDATMAKSVGQTPQAGLLCIPTENTHGFEIIPRNSLVRCAALLAAYLEKPV, from the coding sequence ATGTCCGCCGACGACCACCTCGTTTCATTGCTCCAGGAACTCGTTCACGCCCGGGGTCCGTCAGGCCAGGAAGACGAGGTGCGGACGGTATGTGAACGGGAACTGCAGTCCCTTTGCGACGAGACCTGGATCGACGCCGCCGGCAACGTTATCGGCATGCTGAAGGGCGCCTCGCCGGACGCCCCGGTTATCCGCGTGATGGCCCATCTGGACGAACTGGCCCTGGTCGTCAAGCGCGTCAACGAGGACGGCACGCTCCGGGTCAATCCCCTTGGGGGCATCTATCCCGCCAATTACGGGCAGGGCCCCGTCGAGATCCTGGCAGACGACGGCATCGTTCCGGGCGTCCTCTCTGTCGGTCCGCAGCACACGACGGCCGATTCCGCGCGGATCTGGGAAACGAAGGCCAAGGGCGGCAACGTGGCCATGGACTGGAATCACGTGTACGTCTTCACGCGCCGGACGGCTGAGCAGCTGAAGGAGGCGGGCGTGCACGCCGGTACGCGCGTCGTCATCGCCCAGTCTCGGCGCGCTTTCTGGGAAATCGAAGACTGCATCGGCGGGTATTTCATGGACAACCGGGCGGCCATCGCCATCGCCATCGGTGCGGCAACGAGCATGAGGGACCAGGGCGTCCGGCCCGCGGGCGATGCCTACCTGGTGATGACCACCTGCGAGGAGATCGGCGGCCACGGCGCTGCCTACGCCGCGCGGACCCTGCCCGGCGAGGTGTCCCTGGCCGTGGATTCCGGCCCGGCCTGCGAGGAGTATGGCGTGGCACTCTCCGACGAACCCATCGTGGTCTACGGCGACGGGCGGGGACTCTACGACAAGGCCGTCGCGGACCGCCTGCTGGCGTGCGGACGGACGCTGGACATGGAACCCCAGTGCGCGTACTGGCAGAGCTACGCCTCGGACGCCACCATGGCCAAGTCCGTGGGACAGACGCCCCAGGCCGGCCTTTTATGCATCCCCACGGAGAACACCCACGGTTTCGAGATCATACCCCGCAACAGCCTGGTCCGTTGCGCCGCCCTGTTGGCGGCCTACCTGGAAAAACCGGTGTAA
- a CDS encoding carbohydrate kinase: MLPSGPQLGGAPANFAYFASLLGEEGIVASRVGRDDLGDRAVDRIAGLGLSTDAIQRDEHYPTGTVDVALGPDGQPEFTINGDVAWEHMAWTPGWSALAARTDAVCFGTVCRHQAASTSAVTAFLKALRPSALRLFDVNLRQDRYTPALLHESFQHAHIVKLNDEELRTVCPLLDLGGVDLESMARQLRERYELEVVCVTRGAEGSLLVTASETVAHPGVPVDVVDTIGAGDAFTAVLASGYLRVVPLERVSVAANRLGAWVASRTGAMPAADEAVCSAVRNTLREA, from the coding sequence ATGCTGCCGTCGGGCCCCCAGCTCGGCGGCGCTCCGGCGAACTTCGCCTACTTCGCGTCCCTTCTGGGTGAAGAGGGCATCGTAGCGAGCCGGGTCGGCCGGGACGACCTCGGGGACCGGGCCGTGGACCGAATCGCCGGTCTCGGCCTGTCCACCGACGCGATACAGCGAGACGAGCACTATCCCACCGGGACGGTCGACGTCGCCCTCGGACCGGACGGGCAGCCTGAATTTACGATTAACGGTGATGTCGCGTGGGAGCACATGGCGTGGACGCCCGGCTGGTCGGCGCTGGCCGCCCGGACGGATGCCGTGTGCTTCGGGACGGTGTGCCGTCACCAGGCGGCTTCGACGAGCGCGGTCACGGCGTTTCTCAAGGCTCTGCGGCCCTCCGCCCTTCGCCTCTTCGACGTGAACCTACGGCAGGACCGGTACACCCCGGCCCTGTTGCATGAATCCTTCCAGCATGCCCACATTGTCAAGCTGAACGACGAGGAACTGCGCACGGTCTGTCCCCTGCTGGACCTCGGGGGAGTGGATCTCGAGTCCATGGCGCGGCAGCTACGCGAGCGGTATGAGCTGGAAGTGGTCTGCGTCACCCGCGGCGCGGAAGGCAGCCTGCTGGTCACCGCGTCCGAGACCGTGGCCCACCCGGGCGTGCCGGTCGACGTGGTGGATACCATCGGCGCCGGCGACGCCTTCACCGCGGTCCTGGCCAGCGGGTACCTGCGCGTCGTGCCGCTTGAACGGGTGAGCGTAGCCGCCAACCGGCTCGGCGCCTGGGTGGCGTCGCGGACCGGCGCCATGCCGGCGGCCGACGAGGCGGTGTGCTCCGCGGTCCGGAATACCCTGCGGGAAGCATAA